In one Streptomyces venezuelae genomic region, the following are encoded:
- a CDS encoding M55 family metallopeptidase: MKILISADMEGATGVTWPADVLPGTGQWERCRAMFTSDVNAAVLGFFDGGADEVLVNEAHWTMRNLLLEQLDDRVEMLTGRHKSLSMVEGVQHDDVDGIAFVGYHAGAGMEGVLAHTYLANQITGVWVNGVRASEGLLNSHVVAEYGVPVVLVTGDDLACEDALGYAPGALKVAVKDHVSRYAAVCRTPARTAADIRAAAKEAASLAVRHEPVHGGPFTVEVEFDAEHLSMASTVVPGVRRTGERKVAYDSETMYEGIRTFKAVTTIASAAVEEQYG, encoded by the coding sequence ATGAAGATCCTGATCAGCGCCGACATGGAGGGCGCCACCGGCGTGACCTGGCCGGCCGACGTGCTGCCCGGCACTGGGCAGTGGGAGCGGTGCCGGGCGATGTTCACCTCGGACGTCAACGCCGCCGTGCTCGGGTTCTTCGACGGCGGCGCCGACGAGGTGCTCGTCAACGAGGCGCACTGGACGATGCGCAACCTCCTCCTCGAGCAGTTGGACGACCGGGTGGAGATGCTCACCGGGCGCCACAAGTCGCTCTCCATGGTGGAGGGCGTGCAGCACGACGACGTGGACGGCATCGCGTTCGTCGGCTACCACGCGGGCGCCGGCATGGAGGGCGTCCTCGCGCACACCTATCTCGCCAACCAGATCACCGGCGTGTGGGTGAACGGCGTCCGGGCCAGCGAGGGCCTGCTCAACTCGCACGTCGTGGCCGAGTACGGCGTCCCCGTCGTGCTCGTCACCGGCGACGACCTGGCCTGCGAGGACGCCCTCGGCTACGCGCCGGGCGCGCTGAAGGTCGCCGTCAAGGACCACGTCTCGCGGTACGCCGCGGTCTGCCGCACCCCGGCCCGTACCGCCGCGGACATCCGCGCCGCCGCGAAGGAGGCCGCGTCGCTCGCCGTGCGCCACGAGCCGGTGCACGGCGGTCCGTTCACCGTGGAGGTCGAGTTCGACGCGGAGCACCTCTCCATGGCGTCGACCGTCGTGCCGGGTGTGCGCCGTACGGGGGAGCGCAAGGTCGCGTACGACAGCGAGACGATGTACGAGGGGATCCGTACCTTCAAGGCGGTTACGACGATCGCCTCTGCCGCCGTGGAGGAGCAGTATGGCTAG
- a CDS encoding copper chaperone PCu(A)C, whose protein sequence is MSDTHSWRPSRRGLREGLGGALGPVAACAVALGLLTAWTGSGAAGTPARVEVAEGTVFLPYGGTSVSAAFFRIANSGGSDDRLTSVTSPAFDDVMLSQYAPMGSGAAGMSMVDSAVVPAGEGLTMSPYGLDVMVRVREPLRLGERVPFVLTFREGGTVRTEAVVIRPAY, encoded by the coding sequence ATGAGCGACACGCACTCCTGGCGGCCCTCCCGCCGCGGCCTGCGCGAGGGGCTGGGCGGCGCGCTCGGACCCGTCGCCGCGTGCGCCGTCGCCCTGGGGCTGCTCACCGCGTGGACCGGTTCCGGCGCGGCGGGCACTCCGGCGCGCGTCGAGGTCGCCGAGGGGACGGTCTTCCTGCCGTACGGCGGTACGAGCGTCAGCGCCGCGTTCTTCCGCATAGCCAACTCCGGCGGCTCCGACGACCGGTTGACCTCCGTGACGTCGCCCGCGTTCGACGACGTGATGCTCAGCCAGTACGCACCCATGGGAAGCGGTGCCGCCGGCATGAGCATGGTGGACTCCGCCGTCGTCCCGGCGGGCGAGGGCCTCACCATGTCGCCGTACGGCCTGGATGTCATGGTGCGCGTCCGGGAGCCGCTGCGTCTCGGCGAACGGGTCCCGTTCGTCCTGACCTTCCGGGAGGGCGGGACCGTCAGGACCGAAGCGGTCGTGATCCGCCCGGCTTACTGA
- a CDS encoding prolyl oligopeptidase family serine peptidase, with protein sequence MQTLAYGSWPSPIDAELAATHDGAPGFVGFVGAETWWTAPRPTEAGRRALVRRMPDGEERTVLPAPWNVRSRVVEYGGRPWAGAERPEGPLVVFVDFADQRLYAYEPDAPGAEPRPLTPVSGTGGGLRWVDPVLRLDRGEVWCVLEEFTGEAPTDVRRVIAAVPLDGTAAGDRGAVRELSDGRHRFVTGPRLSPDGAHVAWIGWDHPRMPWDGTELTLADVHHDGTFGPARTVAGGPEESVAQVEWAHDGRLLFSSDRTGWWNLYRADPRDTGEAGDAQPLCPREEEFAGPLWQVGWNWFAPLESGLIAVVHGKGATSLGILDPETGEVVDAAGPWTEWASTVAAHGSRVTGVAASPRSAYEVVELDTCTGRARVVGAAHDDPVDPAYYPEPHIRTFYGPAGREIHAHVYPPHNPGHIAPDDELPPYVVWAHGGPTGRAPLVLDLAIAYFTSRGIGVAEVNYSGSTGYGRAYRNRLREQWGIADVDDCAAVALALADEGTADRARLAVRGGSAGGWTTAASLTCTDVYACGTISYPVLDLAAFASGETHDLESQYLESLVGPLDAVPGRYAERSPARHAELISAPFLLLQGLDDVICPPPQSERFLARMEGRGVPHAYIAFEGEGHGFRRADTMVRALEAELSLYAQVFRIDLAGRVPTLELTK encoded by the coding sequence ATGCAGACCCTGGCGTACGGATCATGGCCGTCGCCGATCGACGCCGAGCTCGCCGCCACCCACGACGGCGCTCCCGGGTTCGTGGGCTTCGTCGGCGCCGAGACCTGGTGGACCGCGCCGCGGCCCACCGAGGCGGGCCGGCGCGCGCTCGTGCGGCGCATGCCCGACGGCGAGGAGCGCACGGTGCTGCCCGCGCCGTGGAACGTGCGCAGCCGCGTCGTCGAGTACGGCGGCCGTCCCTGGGCCGGGGCCGAGCGCCCCGAAGGTCCGCTCGTGGTCTTCGTCGACTTCGCCGACCAGCGCCTGTACGCGTACGAGCCCGACGCCCCCGGCGCCGAACCGAGACCCCTGACCCCGGTCTCCGGCACCGGCGGCGGCCTGCGCTGGGTCGACCCCGTGCTCCGCCTTGACCGGGGCGAAGTCTGGTGCGTCCTGGAGGAGTTCACCGGCGAGGCGCCGACCGACGTGCGCCGCGTCATCGCCGCGGTGCCGCTCGACGGAACGGCGGCCGGGGACCGCGGTGCCGTGCGCGAACTGTCCGACGGCAGGCACCGGTTCGTCACAGGGCCCCGCCTGTCGCCCGACGGCGCCCACGTCGCCTGGATCGGCTGGGACCACCCGCGCATGCCGTGGGACGGCACGGAGCTGACGCTCGCCGACGTGCACCACGACGGCACGTTCGGCCCGGCCCGCACGGTCGCGGGCGGCCCCGAGGAGTCCGTCGCACAGGTCGAATGGGCCCACGACGGGCGGCTGCTGTTCTCCAGCGACCGCACCGGCTGGTGGAACCTGTACCGGGCCGACCCGCGCGACACCGGCGAAGCCGGCGACGCGCAGCCGCTCTGCCCGCGCGAGGAGGAGTTCGCGGGCCCGCTGTGGCAGGTCGGCTGGAACTGGTTCGCGCCGTTGGAGAGCGGACTGATCGCCGTCGTGCACGGCAAGGGCGCCACCTCGCTCGGCATACTCGACCCCGAGACCGGCGAGGTCGTCGACGCCGCGGGCCCCTGGACGGAGTGGGCCTCGACGGTCGCCGCGCACGGCTCGCGTGTCACCGGCGTCGCCGCGAGCCCCCGCAGCGCGTACGAAGTCGTGGAGCTGGACACCTGTACCGGCCGCGCCCGCGTCGTCGGCGCCGCCCACGACGACCCGGTGGACCCCGCGTACTACCCGGAACCGCACATCCGCACCTTCTACGGCCCCGCCGGACGCGAGATCCACGCGCACGTCTACCCGCCGCACAACCCCGGCCACATCGCGCCCGACGACGAACTGCCGCCCTACGTGGTGTGGGCCCACGGCGGCCCCACCGGCCGTGCGCCCCTCGTGCTCGACCTGGCCATCGCCTACTTCACCTCACGCGGCATCGGCGTCGCCGAGGTCAACTACAGCGGCTCCACCGGATACGGCCGCGCCTACCGCAACCGGCTGCGCGAACAGTGGGGCATCGCCGACGTCGACGACTGCGCCGCCGTCGCCCTCGCCCTCGCCGACGAGGGGACCGCCGACCGCGCCCGCCTCGCCGTCCGCGGCGGCAGCGCGGGCGGCTGGACCACCGCAGCCTCCCTCACCTGCACGGACGTCTACGCCTGCGGAACCATCAGCTACCCGGTCCTCGACCTCGCCGCGTTCGCGTCGGGGGAGACCCACGACCTGGAATCCCAGTACCTGGAATCCCTCGTGGGCCCGCTCGACGCCGTCCCCGGCCGGTACGCGGAACGCTCACCCGCCCGCCACGCCGAGCTGATCAGCGCGCCGTTCCTGCTCCTCCAGGGCCTCGACGACGTCATCTGTCCGCCCCCGCAGTCCGAGCGGTTCCTCGCCAGGATGGAGGGGCGCGGCGTGCCGCACGCCTACATCGCCTTCGAGGGCGAAGGGCACGGATTCCGCCGCGCCGACACCATGGTCCGCGCCCTGGAAGCCGAACTCTCCCTGTACGCGCAGGTGTTCAGGATCGACCTCGCGGGACGCGTCCCCACTCTGGAGCTCACCAAGTGA
- a CDS encoding PASTA domain-containing protein, with product MRARLARAGTVVGGTVAAGLMAVTAAVAAGPPMPDFRGRTLTDVHSAVGWRTRVDAADLSGFRRHVLWPANWKVCTQSPAPGQRLDGETITLGVVKTGERCPRT from the coding sequence GTGAGGGCACGGCTCGCCCGGGCGGGCACGGTCGTGGGCGGCACGGTCGCGGCCGGCCTGATGGCCGTCACCGCGGCCGTCGCGGCAGGGCCGCCGATGCCGGACTTCCGCGGCAGAACGCTGACCGACGTCCACTCCGCCGTCGGCTGGCGCACCCGCGTCGACGCCGCGGATCTCAGCGGCTTCCGGCGGCACGTCCTGTGGCCCGCCAACTGGAAGGTGTGCACTCAGTCCCCGGCGCCCGGCCAACGGCTGGACGGGGAGACGATCACTCTCGGCGTCGTCAAGACCGGCGAGCGGTGCCCCCGCACCTGA
- a CDS encoding GNAT family N-acetyltransferase, which yields MSEHRPFLVEGPSVGIRPLTLADGAEFTARASQSQELHRPWLFPPRTHDAFRAYAGTVIEDPTKAGFVVCERDGGAVAGFININNIVRGGFHCGALGYGAFAHAAGRGLMSEGLGLVLTYAFEELGLHRLEANIQPGNAASIALVRRAGFRREGFSPDFLFIDGAWRDHERWAITADMRPSVPRSSVRRHRQC from the coding sequence ATGTCCGAACACCGCCCCTTCCTCGTCGAAGGCCCCAGCGTGGGCATACGCCCCCTCACCCTCGCGGACGGTGCCGAGTTCACCGCCCGCGCGAGCCAGAGCCAGGAGCTGCACCGGCCCTGGCTCTTCCCGCCGCGCACCCACGACGCCTTCCGCGCCTACGCGGGGACGGTCATCGAGGACCCCACCAAGGCGGGGTTCGTGGTCTGCGAACGGGACGGCGGCGCCGTCGCCGGGTTCATCAACATCAACAACATCGTCCGCGGCGGCTTCCACTGCGGAGCCCTCGGCTACGGAGCCTTCGCGCACGCCGCCGGGCGCGGCCTGATGAGCGAAGGGCTCGGGCTCGTCCTCACGTACGCCTTCGAGGAACTCGGCCTGCACCGCCTGGAGGCCAACATCCAGCCCGGCAACGCCGCCTCGATCGCACTGGTCCGCCGCGCCGGCTTCCGCCGCGAAGGCTTCTCGCCCGACTTCCTCTTCATCGACGGGGCCTGGCGCGACCACGAGCGCTGGGCGATCACTGCCGACATGCGGCCGTCTGTGCCCCGCTCTTCCGTTCGACGACACCGGCAGTGTTGA
- a CDS encoding CocE/NonD family hydrolase, protein MSRRRALTLATAAALAAPLAVAAPAPAGATPDATTPGQYTVTALKFTVQAGGRSCTVDADLYRPAGVDAAHPAPAVVTTNGFGGSKSDGTAATGKAFAERGYVSLVYSGLGFGKSGCLISLDDPEIDGRAASGLIDFLGGKRSADDGTRADYVTSDAEGDPRVGMIGGSYGGAVQMATAAVDHRVDALVPMITWNDLAYSLDPNNAADRSVPGAAKWQWMNGFYLIGEGQPLLVPDLDPSRINRLGCLHFVTKACDTIRTLNSGRYPADRTEALQKFARGVSPVSYLDKVKTPTLLVQGQADSLFNLNEAEATYRTLKKQGTTAKMIWQSWGHSGGMTDPASGELNLGEGNLETSYVGKRVLAWFDRYLHHKKGVDTGPAFAYYRDWIGDPDSTYATAADVPARNRTLYLSGDGKLVDDRAKVARGSREYRNWLIPTSHSESSLAGMIGLPDPAPHDTKGTYLDWTTDPFSGAVDVVGAPEATLKVISPRTERVQHSGDAADKLVLFAKLYDVAPDGKKTLVHRLVSPVRVPDVTKPFKVSLPGIVHRYEKGHRLRFVVAASDGAYGGNRGVKPVTVTSAPEDTGVLKLPVVRH, encoded by the coding sequence TTGTCCCGTCGCCGTGCCCTGACCCTCGCCACCGCGGCGGCACTCGCCGCCCCGCTCGCCGTCGCCGCACCCGCCCCGGCCGGCGCGACACCGGACGCGACGACGCCCGGCCAGTACACCGTCACCGCGCTGAAGTTCACCGTCCAGGCGGGCGGCCGGAGCTGCACCGTCGACGCGGACCTGTACCGGCCCGCCGGGGTGGACGCCGCGCACCCCGCACCGGCCGTCGTCACGACGAACGGGTTCGGCGGCAGCAAGTCCGACGGGACCGCCGCGACCGGCAAGGCCTTCGCCGAACGCGGCTACGTCTCGCTCGTCTACTCCGGCCTCGGCTTCGGCAAGTCCGGGTGCCTGATCTCCCTGGACGACCCGGAGATCGACGGCAGGGCGGCCTCCGGCCTCATCGACTTCCTCGGCGGCAAGCGGTCCGCCGACGACGGGACCAGGGCCGACTACGTCACCTCCGACGCCGAAGGCGACCCGCGCGTCGGCATGATCGGCGGATCGTACGGCGGCGCGGTCCAGATGGCGACGGCCGCCGTGGACCACCGTGTGGACGCCCTGGTCCCGATGATCACCTGGAACGACCTGGCGTACTCCCTCGACCCGAACAACGCGGCGGACCGGAGCGTCCCCGGCGCCGCCAAGTGGCAGTGGATGAACGGCTTCTACCTCATCGGCGAGGGCCAGCCCCTGCTCGTCCCCGACCTGGACCCCTCCCGCATCAACCGCCTGGGCTGCCTGCACTTCGTCACCAAGGCCTGCGACACCATCCGCACCCTCAACTCCGGCCGCTACCCGGCCGACAGGACCGAGGCGCTGCAGAAGTTCGCACGCGGCGTCTCCCCGGTCTCCTACCTCGACAAGGTGAAGACGCCGACACTCCTCGTGCAGGGTCAGGCCGACAGCCTCTTCAACCTCAACGAGGCCGAGGCGACGTACAGGACGCTGAAGAAGCAGGGCACCACCGCCAAGATGATCTGGCAGTCCTGGGGCCACAGCGGCGGCATGACCGACCCGGCATCCGGCGAGCTCAACCTCGGCGAGGGCAACCTGGAGACCTCGTACGTCGGCAAGCGCGTCCTCGCCTGGTTCGACCGCTACCTCCACCACAAGAAGGGCGTCGACACCGGGCCCGCCTTCGCCTACTACCGCGACTGGATCGGCGACCCGGACAGCACCTACGCGACCGCCGCCGACGTCCCCGCGCGCAACCGCACGCTCTACCTGTCCGGCGACGGCAAGCTCGTCGACGACCGCGCGAAGGTGGCCCGCGGCAGCCGCGAGTACCGCAACTGGCTCATCCCCACGAGCCACTCCGAGTCCTCGCTCGCCGGGATGATCGGCCTGCCCGACCCGGCGCCGCACGACACCAAGGGCACCTACCTCGACTGGACGACCGACCCCTTCAGCGGCGCGGTGGACGTCGTCGGCGCGCCCGAGGCGACCTTGAAGGTGATCTCGCCGAGGACGGAGCGCGTGCAGCACTCCGGAGACGCCGCCGACAAGCTCGTCCTCTTCGCCAAGCTGTACGACGTCGCGCCCGACGGCAAGAAGACCCTCGTCCACCGTCTCGTCTCCCCGGTGCGGGTGCCCGACGTCACGAAGCCCTTCAAGGTGTCGCTGCCCGGCATCGTGCACCGCTACGAGAAGGGCCACCGGTTGCGGTTCGTGGTGGCGGCGAGCGACGGCGCGTACGGCGGCAACCGGGGCGTCAAGCCCGTCACCGTGACCAGCGCGCCCGAGGACACCGGCGTCCTGAAGCTGCCGGTCGTCCGCCACTGA
- a CDS encoding arginase family protein, translating into MRNIVLVDAPSNLGLRPPAPGTVPGCYKLAGALRERGILRRLGAFEGGVVVPPRYDRGDWQEGDGVFNAAAIASYTRKLADRIEHHVRGEDFVVVLGGDCSIQLGAALALRRIGRYGIASIDGSADFRHPGNSDRIGAAGGEELALATGRGQEDLTDLEGLRPYVRDEDVCIFGIRDGDEDRAEFTTLKIANATVGELRKWGEENIARAVAQTLEEPELDGFWVHLDADVLDPSVMPAVDSPDPGGLFAEELLALLRPFVRSPRCVGLNVTIYDPDLDPDGKAGDLLTDVIVEAFAQS; encoded by the coding sequence ATGCGGAATATCGTGCTCGTCGACGCGCCCTCCAATCTGGGCCTGCGCCCGCCCGCCCCCGGCACCGTGCCCGGCTGCTACAAACTGGCCGGGGCCCTGCGGGAACGGGGCATCCTGCGGCGCCTCGGCGCCTTCGAAGGCGGCGTGGTCGTGCCGCCCCGCTACGACCGGGGTGACTGGCAGGAAGGCGACGGCGTCTTCAACGCCGCCGCCATCGCCTCCTACACCCGCAAGCTCGCCGACCGCATCGAACACCACGTGCGCGGCGAGGACTTCGTCGTCGTCCTCGGCGGCGACTGCTCGATCCAGCTGGGGGCCGCGCTCGCCCTGCGCCGCATCGGGCGGTACGGCATCGCGTCCATCGACGGCTCCGCCGACTTCCGGCACCCCGGCAACTCCGACCGGATCGGTGCCGCGGGCGGCGAGGAGCTCGCCCTCGCCACGGGCCGCGGCCAGGAGGACCTCACCGACCTCGAAGGGCTGCGGCCCTACGTCCGCGACGAGGACGTCTGCATCTTCGGCATCAGGGACGGCGACGAGGACCGCGCGGAGTTCACCACCCTGAAGATCGCCAACGCCACCGTCGGCGAACTGCGCAAATGGGGCGAGGAGAACATCGCCCGCGCCGTCGCGCAGACACTGGAGGAGCCCGAACTCGACGGATTCTGGGTGCACCTGGACGCCGACGTCCTCGACCCCTCGGTGATGCCCGCCGTCGACAGCCCCGACCCCGGCGGCCTGTTCGCCGAGGAACTCCTGGCCCTGCTGCGGCCGTTCGTGCGATCCCCGCGCTGCGTCGGCCTCAACGTCACCATCTACGACCCCGATCTCGACCCCGACGGCAAGGCGGGTGACCTGCTCACCGACGTGATCGTGGAGGCCTTTGCACAATCCTGA
- a CDS encoding LD-carboxypeptidase produces the protein MIPLVRPARLTPGARVAVVAPSGPVPDDCLDAGLDILRGWDLDPVVAPHVRDRHPEFGYLAGADADRARDLEQAWCDPSVAAVFCARGGYGAQRMVDLVDWRAMLRATRTVGPKVFLGYSDITALHEAFATRLGVATLHGPMTATVGFLKNARAQEHLRTTLFAPEEARVIRSGSPRATVLVGGRARGVTLGGCVSLLAADLGTPTARASARGGLLCIEDIGEEAYRMDRILTQLLRSRWLDGVAGVVLGSWEECGDRDELRALFADRLGGLGVPVAEEFGFGHCEGALTVPFGVAGELDADAGTLTLDEPALV, from the coding sequence GTGATACCCCTCGTACGGCCCGCGCGCCTCACGCCCGGTGCGCGGGTGGCCGTCGTCGCGCCGAGCGGCCCTGTCCCCGACGACTGCCTCGACGCGGGCCTGGACATCCTGCGCGGCTGGGACCTCGACCCCGTCGTCGCGCCCCATGTCCGCGACCGCCACCCGGAGTTCGGCTACCTCGCGGGGGCGGACGCCGACCGCGCCCGCGACCTGGAACAGGCATGGTGCGACCCGTCCGTGGCCGCCGTGTTCTGCGCCCGCGGCGGATACGGCGCCCAGCGCATGGTCGACCTCGTCGACTGGCGGGCCATGCTGCGCGCCACGCGGACGGTGGGGCCCAAGGTGTTTCTCGGCTACAGCGACATCACCGCCCTGCACGAGGCTTTCGCCACCCGCCTCGGCGTCGCCACCCTGCACGGGCCGATGACGGCGACGGTCGGCTTCCTCAAGAACGCCCGCGCCCAGGAACACCTGCGCACCACGCTCTTCGCGCCCGAGGAGGCCCGCGTGATCCGCTCCGGCTCCCCGCGCGCGACCGTCCTCGTCGGCGGCCGGGCCCGCGGCGTCACGCTCGGCGGCTGTGTGTCGCTGCTCGCCGCCGACCTCGGCACGCCCACGGCACGGGCCTCCGCACGCGGCGGCCTGCTCTGCATCGAGGACATCGGCGAGGAGGCGTACCGCATGGACCGGATCCTCACCCAACTCCTGCGTTCCCGCTGGCTCGACGGGGTGGCGGGGGTCGTGCTCGGCTCGTGGGAGGAGTGCGGTGACCGCGACGAACTGCGCGCGCTCTTCGCGGACCGGCTCGGCGGGCTCGGCGTGCCCGTGGCGGAGGAGTTCGGGTTCGGGCACTGCGAGGGAGCGCTGACTGTGCCGTTCGGGGTGGCGGGTGAACTCGACGCGGACGCGGGGACGTTGACGCTGGACGAGCCCGCCCTTGTCTGA
- a CDS encoding DUF1049 domain-containing protein, translated as MSPNTSTGGSQGGGPGGGLMTPGRVAVAAVVVLTLVFIFENTRSTKIRLLIPEVTVPLWMALLGTGLIGALCGAYFMRRRR; from the coding sequence ATGAGCCCCAACACCTCCACGGGCGGCTCCCAGGGCGGCGGCCCGGGCGGCGGGCTGATGACGCCCGGCAGGGTGGCCGTCGCCGCGGTCGTCGTCCTCACCCTCGTGTTCATCTTCGAGAACACCCGCAGCACCAAGATCCGCCTGCTCATCCCCGAAGTGACCGTCCCGCTGTGGATGGCTCTCCTCGGCACGGGCCTCATCGGCGCCCTGTGCGGGGCCTACTTCATGCGGAGGAGGCGGTGA
- a CDS encoding M20/M25/M40 family metallo-hydrolase: MASQQGQVQEPADHVDARALDEVVTFTSELIRIDTTNRGGGDCRERPAAEYAAERLAEAGLEPTLLERTPGRTNVVARIEGTDPGADALLVHGHLDVVPAEAADWSVDPFSGEIRDGVVWGRGAIDMKNMDAMILSVVRQWARAGVRPRRDLVIAFTADEEASAEDGSGFLTDRHAALFEGCTEGVSESGAFTFHDGRGNQIYPIAAGERGTGWLKLTARGKAGHGSKVNHANAVSRLAGAIARIGEHRWPVRLTPTVRASLVELAALYGLETDPDAPGYDVDAFLEKLGPTADLVAPTVRNSANPTMLQSGYKVNVIPGEAVAYVDGRFLPGGEEEFRRTLDRLTGPDVDWEFHHREVALQAPVDSPTYARMRAAVEEFAPEGHVVPYCMSGGTDAKQFSRLGITGYGFSPLRTPEGFDYQALFHGVDECVPVDALHFGVRVLDRFLRTA, translated from the coding sequence ATGGCTAGTCAGCAAGGTCAGGTGCAGGAGCCCGCCGATCACGTGGACGCGCGGGCGCTCGACGAGGTCGTGACGTTCACCTCCGAGCTCATCCGCATCGACACCACCAACCGCGGCGGCGGCGACTGCCGGGAGCGGCCCGCCGCCGAGTACGCGGCCGAGCGCCTCGCCGAAGCGGGGCTCGAACCCACCCTCCTGGAGCGCACCCCGGGCCGCACCAACGTCGTCGCCCGCATCGAGGGCACGGACCCGGGCGCCGACGCCCTGCTCGTCCACGGGCACCTGGACGTCGTGCCCGCCGAGGCCGCCGACTGGAGCGTCGACCCGTTCTCCGGCGAGATCCGCGACGGCGTCGTCTGGGGCCGCGGCGCCATCGACATGAAGAACATGGACGCGATGATCCTGTCCGTGGTCCGCCAGTGGGCCCGCGCGGGGGTGCGGCCGAGGCGCGACCTCGTGATCGCCTTCACCGCCGACGAGGAGGCCAGCGCCGAGGACGGTTCGGGCTTCCTCACCGACAGACACGCCGCGCTCTTCGAGGGCTGCACGGAAGGCGTCAGCGAGTCGGGTGCCTTCACCTTCCACGACGGCCGCGGCAACCAGATCTATCCCATCGCGGCGGGGGAGCGCGGCACCGGCTGGCTCAAGCTCACCGCGCGCGGCAAGGCGGGCCACGGCTCGAAGGTCAACCACGCCAACGCGGTCAGCAGGCTGGCCGGCGCCATCGCCCGCATCGGCGAGCACCGCTGGCCGGTCCGGCTCACCCCGACCGTGCGCGCCTCGCTCGTCGAGCTGGCCGCGCTCTACGGCCTGGAGACCGACCCCGACGCGCCGGGCTACGACGTGGACGCCTTCCTGGAGAAGCTCGGCCCGACCGCCGACCTCGTCGCGCCGACCGTCCGCAACAGCGCGAATCCGACGATGCTGCAGTCGGGTTACAAGGTCAATGTGATCCCTGGGGAGGCAGTGGCGTACGTGGACGGCCGCTTTCTGCCGGGCGGCGAGGAAGAGTTCCGACGAACGCTTGACCGACTCACCGGGCCTGACGTCGACTGGGAGTTCCACCATCGCGAGGTGGCGCTGCAGGCGCCGGTCGACTCGCCGACGTACGCGCGCATGAGGGCGGCCGTCGAGGAGTTCGCGCCGGAGGGACACGTCGTGCCGTACTGCATGTCGGGCGGTACGGACGCCAAGCAGTTCTCGCGGCTCGGCATCACCGGCTACGGCTTCTCGCCGCTGAGGACACCGGAGGGCTTCGACTACCAGGCGCTCTTCCACGGAGTCGACGAGTGCGTCCCGGTCGACGCGCTCCACTTCGGCGTCCGTGTCCTCGACCGCTTTCTGCGTACGGCCTAG